A single genomic interval of Capricornis sumatraensis isolate serow.1 chromosome 11, serow.2, whole genome shotgun sequence harbors:
- the LOC138088411 gene encoding fatty acid-binding protein 9-like yields the protein MIKPFLGTWKLVSSENFDEYMKELGVSVAVQNLAGSAKPRIIISADGDKVSIKTESTFKNSEISFKIGEEFDETTIDNRKVKSIITLDGGSMIHVQKWLGKETTIKRKIVDGKMVVEYIMNNVVSTGVYEKV from the exons ATGATTAAGCCCTTCTTGGGAACCTGGAAACTGGTCTCCAGTGAAAACTTTGATGAATATATGAAAGAGCTGG GAGTGAGTGTTGCAGTCCAGAACCTTGCAGGATCAGCAAAGCCAAGAATCATTATTAGTGCCGACGGGGATAAGGTTAGCATCAAAACTGAAAGTACTTTCAAGAACTCTGAGATCTCCTTCAAAATAGGGGAAGAATTTGATGAAACCACCATAGATAACCGGAAAGTGAAG AGCATCATAACACTAGATGGTGGCTCAATGATTCATGTTCAAAAATGGCTTGGTAAAGAGACAACGATCAAAAGAAAAATTGTAGACGGAAAAATGGTAGTG GAATATATCATGAATAATGTTGTCAGCACTGGTGTCTATGAAAAGGTGTGA
- the LOC138088263 gene encoding fatty acid-binding protein, adipocyte — protein sequence MCDAFVGTWKLVSSENFDDYMKEVGVGFATRKVAGMAKPTLIISVNGDVVNIKSESTFKNTEMSFKLGQEFDEVTPDDRKVKSIINLDEGALVQVQNWDGKSTTIKRKLVDDKLVLECVMNGVTATRVYERA from the exons ATGTGTGATGCATTTGTAGGTACCTGGAAACTTGTCTCCAGTGAAAACTTTGATGATTACATGAAGGAAGTGG GTGTGGGCTTTGCTACCAGGAAAGTGGCTGGCATGGCCAAACCCACTTTGATCATCAGTGTAAATGGGGATGTGGTCAACATTAAATCAGAAAGCACCTTTAAAAATACTGAGATGTCCTTCAAATTGGGCCAGGAATTTGATGAAGTCACTCCAGATGACAGGAAAGTCAAG AGCATCATAAACTTAGATGAAGGTGCTCTGGTACAAGTACAAAACTGGGATGGGAAATCAACCACCATAAAGAGAAAACTTGTGGATGATAAGCTGGTGCTG GAATGTGTCATGAACGGTGTCACTGCTACCAGAGTTTACGAGAGAGCATAA